The DNA segment TCAGATGTATTATCAAAAATTACGCTTCGGCACCTGGGAAGTAAACGGACAAACTTTCGATGTTGCTCTGGTCAAAGAAAGCGCTCCACCCTACCGAAAAGAGCCCTATACCTATTTCTATGTGGATATGAATGGTGATGGAGTATTCGATATCATGGAAGATGGCGTTGAGGCTTATCCGGTCACAGAGCCGTTTAATATTGCCGGTGAGAGCTGGGAGATTACGGGAATGGCAATGGATGGGAGTCAGATTAAGATTGAAAAATCAGAAGTGGATGTAAATCCAAAAGTAGGGCTTCGGCCGGGGACAGAAGCCCCGTTATTTGAAGCAGAAACATTATCCGGCGAAATGATTTCTATATCTGAGCTGAAGGGAAAATATGTAATGCTGGATTTTTGGGGAACCTGGTGTGGCCCGTGTATAGAAGCATTGCCTAAGATTAAAGAAGCATATGATAGATATGGAGGTGAGCAGTTTGAAATAGTAGGAATTGCAAATGAATTGAGCCTGGAGAAGTTTCAGCAATTTGTGGAAAGGGAAGAAATCAACTGGCCCCAGATTGCAGAGATTTATGAAGAAAATGACCGGATTCAGGAAATGTATTCCGTAAACTCGTTCCCTACGTACTACCTGATAAACCCTGATGGTGAAATTGTGGAATATGGACTCGCCCTTTCTGACCAAAATCTGATGGAAACACTGGCTAAATATCTGGACTAATCTTCAAAAACACTGATTACAACTTTACCGCTGTGAAGCCCTTCCCCAAAGTATTGAATGGCCGTTGGTGTTTCTTCCAAAGGATAAGGTCCATCAATAATACATTTGAGCTTATTATCTGAATAAAGCTCATTTATATAGTCCATACCTTTGTTGGGTTCCAAAGGTAAAAGCTTCAAATTTTTTCCGGTGAGTTTTGAAAGTATCGGTCCAAAGGACACAATTTTGAGAAGCTTAGAGAGCTTGCCGCCAACCGTAACGTATGTTCCGTTCGGGGACAGAGATGGGAGATAAGAACGTGGGGATCGATTTGTTTTAGCGTCCAGAATAAGATCATACTCCTGACCGTTTTTTATGAAGTCTTCCTTCTTATAATCAATGATGTGATCAAAACCGAGTGATTTCATCATCTGTAACTTTTCTCCGGTATCAACGCCGGTAACTTCGGCGTCATATAGTTTGGCAAGCTGAAGGCCAAAAGTCCCCACTCCACCACCGCCGCCGTTAATTAATATGAGTTGGCCATTTTTGATTCCGCCTTTATCCTTTAGACCCTGCAAAGCAAGAATGCTGGCATGAGGGATTGAAGCAGCTTCTGTAAAACTCATTTTAGCGGGCATCAGGGTTAAAGCTGCTTCATTTACAGTCATATATTCAGCAAAGCTTCCAAACCCAAACTCAGAAGTATCCCCATACACTCTGTCGCCTGTTTTAAAAGAGGATACTTTTGTGCCAACCTCTTCTACAACACCGGCAACCTCCATTCCGGGAATCTTGGATTTGGGTTTGAGGACACCGAACAAAAGTCGATAAAGATAGGGTCTGCCTCTTACTGAACCCCAATCATAATCGTTAACGGCAGTTGCATATATCTTGACGAGGACTTCATTTTCAGAAGGCGATGGCTTTTCAACATCACCATAGATAAGGTCTTTCGGATCCCCATATTTTTCACAAATGATAGCTTTCATCAAAACGTGTATTGACTTAATTATTTGTTGGTCAATACTGCCCGACCAAAATAAAGTTGCTATCTAAATAGCTAAAAATCTTTAGTCAGTTTCTTCAATCTTGCGGGCTTCTTCAGCAAGCTCAAGAACCACCTTGGTGTACATGGTACTTGGGTTGTAACGCATAACTGCTTTCTCCATGCTTCCGGTAATTTTATAAAAGTGAGCCAGATAATTAGCCACGGAAGCAATGTTGTTGGGCATGAAATAAAGATCTTTGCCTACAAACCACCGGTTTAAGGAA comes from the Balneola sp. genome and includes:
- a CDS encoding alcohol dehydrogenase, translating into MKAIICEKYGDPKDLIYGDVEKPSPSENEVLVKIYATAVNDYDWGSVRGRPYLYRLLFGVLKPKSKIPGMEVAGVVEEVGTKVSSFKTGDRVYGDTSEFGFGSFAEYMTVNEAALTLMPAKMSFTEAASIPHASILALQGLKDKGGIKNGQLILINGGGGGVGTFGLQLAKLYDAEVTGVDTGEKLQMMKSLGFDHIIDYKKEDFIKNGQEYDLILDAKTNRSPRSYLPSLSPNGTYVTVGGKLSKLLKIVSFGPILSKLTGKNLKLLPLEPNKGMDYINELYSDNKLKCIIDGPYPLEETPTAIQYFGEGLHSGKVVISVFED